One window of the Zea mays cultivar B73 chromosome 3, Zm-B73-REFERENCE-NAM-5.0, whole genome shotgun sequence genome contains the following:
- the LOC100383098 gene encoding uncharacterized protein LOC100383098 has protein sequence MADWQDQAKPMMQTKFSSCRGVSFELNASPGSPFALQAVDYYPTQPPPDAPTPTIAGRWVWLPQTFSRASSRIFPSTFDRTLSRASSHFCDLDEEDADDEPVVNGADVEMAIATSAVAVGDDVPGKKANAPAPAKPPASSARSRLGVILLDQGLFTVYKRLFVLCVALNAVGLVLAATGHFPYARAHAAVFAMYNILALTVCRSEAVLRVVFWLAVALFGRPWVPVVVKTGVTAILQSLGGVHSGCGVSSLAWLVYALVQALQHRDVTPREVVGVASAILGLLALSCMAAFPLVRHLHHNVFERTHRFAGWTALALLWAFVVLSAGYDPATASYDRLTGSVLVKRQELWLTAAITFFTFLPWLTVRRVPVTVAARSNHASVINFQGGVKGGLLGRISRSPLSEWHAFGIISDNGHTHAMLAGAVGDFTRALISDPPTRLWVRGVHFAGLPYLLNMYRRATMVATGSGICVFMSFLMQPGPAELSLVWVAKGIDANYGEEMKSAAYSSERLRGRVIVHDTALLGRPNVAALAVDAARRWGSEVVVVTSNPEGSRDVVAGCNKAGIPAFGPIWDS, from the coding sequence ATGGCGGATTGGCAAGACCAAGCCAAGCCCATGATGCAAACCAAGTTCTCTAGCTGTCGTGGCGTCTCCTTCGAACTCAATGCGTCTCCGGGCAGCCCGTTCGCCCTCCAAGCCGTCGATTATTATCCGACCCAGCCGCCGCCGGACGCCCCGACCCCGACGATCGCCGGCCGGTGGGTCTGGCTGCCGCAGACGTTTAGCCGTGCCTCCTCCAGGATCTTTCCTTCCACTTTTGACAGGACCCTGAGCCGCGCGAGCAGCCACTTCTGCGACCTCGATGAAGAGGACGCGGACGATGAACCCGTCGTCAACGGTGCCGACGTGGAGATGGCTATCGCCACGTCAGCTGTGGCTGTCGGCGATGACGTGCCGGGAAAGAAGGCGAACGCTCCAGCGCCGGCGAAGCCGCCGGCATCGTCCGCGCGCTCGAGGCTCGGTGTCATACTGCTGGACCAGGGCCTGTTCACCGTCTACAAGCGCCTCTTCGTCCTGTGCGTCGCGCTGAACGCGGTGGGCCTCGTGCTCGCCGCGACGGGGCACTTTCCTTACGCCAGGGCGCATGCAGCCGTCTTCGCCATGTACAACATACTGGCGCTCACGGTGTGCCGCTCCGAGGCGGTGCTCCGGGTCGTGTTCTGGCTCGCCGTCGCGCTCTTCGGCCGGCCGTGGGTGCCAGTCGTAGTGAAGACCGGAGTGACCGCGATCCTGCAGTCGCTAGGTGGCGTGCACAGTGGCTGCGGCGTGTCGTCGCTGGCGTGGCTGGTGTACGCGCTGGTACAGGCGCTCCAGCACCGGGACGTGACGCCACGAGAGGTCGTCGGCGTGGCGTCGGCCATACTCGGCCTGCTCGCGCTCTCGTGCATGGCCGCGTTCCCGCTGGTGCGCCACCTGCACCACAACGTGTTCGAGCGCACGCACCGGTTCGCCGGCTGGACGGCGCTCGCGCTGCTGTGGGCCTTCGTCGTGCTCTCTGCCGGCTATGACCCAGCGACCGCCTCCTACGACCGGCTCACCGGTTCCGTCCTCGTGAAGCGGCAGGAGCTCTGGCTCACTGCCGCCATCACTTTCTTCACCTTCCTGCCATGGCTCACCGTGCGGCGCGTGCCGGTCACGGTCGCCGCGCGGTCTAACCACGCTTCCGTCATAAACTTCCAGGGCGGCGTCAAAGGTGGGCTGCTCGGCCGCATCAGCCGCTCCCCGCTCTCCGAGTGGCACGCCTTCGGCATCATCTCCGACAATGGGCACACGCACGCCATGCTCGCCGGGGCGGTGGGCGACTTCACCCGGGCTCTCATATCGGACCCTCCAACGCGCCTCTGGGTGCGCGGCGTCCACTTCGCCGGCCTGCCCTACCTCCTCAACATGTACCGGCGAGCGACCATGGTCGCGACAGGCTCCGGGATATGCGTGTTCATGTCCTTCCTGATGCAGCCTGGCCCGGCCGAGCTATCGTTGGTGTGGGTCGCCAAGGGCATCGACGCGAACTATGGCGAGGAGATGAAGTCGGCGGCGTACAGCAGTGAGAGGCTCCGCGGGCGGGTGATCGTGCACGACACGGCGTTGTTGGGGCGGCCCAACGTGGCGGCGCTAGCCGTGGACGCGGCGCGGCGTTGGGGCTCGGAGGTGGTGGTAGTGACCAGCAACCCGGAAGGGAGCAGGGACGTCGTCGCGGGGTGTAACAAGGCCGGCATCCCGGCATTCGGGCCTATCTGGGATTCTTGA